From the genome of Clostridia bacterium:
CGATAAGTTCATCACTTATGGGCTCTAGGGCGGAATTCAGCAATTATCTTACTGGTTTGCACCGGCCACCAGCTCTCTGCCAAGATATTCTTGCTTACTTTTCCCTTTCAACACCCAAATTTATTATAACCTCTTTAATCCTTAAAATTCAACCTTAAAAAATACTCACATACTATTTTGAACAATTTGATAAGTATCACGAGCAATCATTAATTCCTCATTAGTAGGAATCACTAAAACCTTTACACGTGAAGAACTCTTGGAAATAATGGCCTCTTTACCCTGTACCTGATTTTTTTGGGAATCAATTTCAATACCCAAATAATCAAGATCTTCGCAAATTTTAGTGCGCATATCTATAAAATTTTCACCTAAACCAGCTGTAAATACTACAGCATCTGTTCCATTTAAAATACCGATAAAAGCAGCTATATATTTTTTTACCATATAGGCAAACCTGTCTAAAGCCAATTGAGCCCTTTTATTACCTTTTTGAGCAGCCCTTTTTACATCCCGAAAATCACTACTGATTCCCGAAAGCCCAAGTACACCACAATTTTTATTTAAAAAATCATTTACTTCATCACAAGTCCAACCTTCTTTTTTCATTAAAAAAGTTACCACAGTAGGATCCAAATCTCCAGAACGTGTACCCATCATCAAACCCTCCAAAGGAGTTAAACCCATTGTAGTATCTACACATTTTCCATCTTGAACCGCAGAAATACTAGAACCATTACCCAGATGACAAACAATTACTTTAAAACCCTGAGGTGTCCGCTTTAAAAATTGTGCCGCACGTGCGGAAACATAGCGGTGTGAAGTACCGTGAAAACCATATCTGCGTATTCCGTATTTTCGATAAAATTCATAAGGTATTCCGTATAAATAAGCATATGGAGGAATAGTTTGATGAAAAGCCGTATCAAAAACACATACCTGCGGTACCCCTGGTAAAAGATGTTCACAAGCTTCAATTCCCATAATATTTGGAGGATTGTGTAAAGGACCCAAAGTAATATTTTTACGTATTGATTTCATTACATTTTCAGATTTAAGAACTGAATCAAAATAATCTTCACCCGCATGTAAAACACGAT
Proteins encoded in this window:
- a CDS encoding acetate kinase, yielding MDNEQVMTKGIVERIGITGSALIHYVGTRKKVIENKIVNHEKAMSLVLQTITDPEDGVLTSINEIKAVGHRVLHAGEDYFDSVLKSENVMKSIRKNITLGPLHNPPNIMGIEACEHLLPGVPQVCVFDTAFHQTIPPYAYLYGIPYEFYRKYGIRRYGFHGTSHRYVSARAAQFLKRTPQGFKVIVCHLGNGSSISAVQDGKCVDTTMGLTPLEGLMMGTRSGDLDPTVVTFLMKKEGWTCDEVNDFLNKNCGVLGLSGISSDFRDVKRAAQKGNKRAQLALDRFAYMVKKYIAAFIGILNGTDAVVFTAGLGENFIDMRTKICEDLDYLGIEIDSQKNQVQGKEAIISKSSSRVKVLVIPTNEELMIARDTYQIVQNSM